Proteins encoded within one genomic window of Elusimicrobiota bacterium:
- a CDS encoding S41 family peptidase codes for MCKIISRILISFVLLANLSVFSSAEAKDQTYDQIKLLLDVLTLTQDKYVTEVDAQKLIYSAASGMLRPLDPFTQFMEPKIYKEMKIETEGKYGGLGIRISVRDNWLTIISPLPGTPAYKLGLLPEDKIIKIDGESTQGISMEEAIKKLRGDPGTKVKITIAREGAKDPVDYDITREIIKLESSRSKMLDDKIGYIHLLEFNNNSMDDMRKGLADLKAKGMDGLVFDLRNNPGGLLDVAVEIAKLFVGENKMVVYTQGRIPESYHEFRAGKEAPWKGLPMVVLINRGSASASEIVSGCLQDHKRALIVGERSFGKASVQSVIPLSDGCAVKITTAKYYTPSGKLIQVDTETKKGGIDPDIKIEVSLENQSKLQMQEETVYPEGKEPPKAAKDERIEDTALNRAVELLKARKIFIQQKEG; via the coding sequence ATGTGTAAGATAATCAGCAGGATTTTAATTTCATTTGTTTTGTTAGCAAATTTATCAGTATTTTCGTCTGCAGAAGCCAAGGATCAGACTTATGACCAGATAAAACTGCTTCTGGACGTCCTTACTTTAACCCAGGACAAATATGTAACTGAAGTTGATGCTCAGAAATTGATTTATTCGGCGGCCAGCGGAATGTTAAGGCCTCTGGACCCGTTTACCCAGTTTATGGAACCCAAAATTTATAAGGAAATGAAAATTGAAACTGAGGGTAAATACGGCGGCCTGGGAATCAGGATTTCCGTGCGCGACAATTGGCTGACTATAATCTCTCCTTTACCCGGCACGCCGGCCTATAAATTGGGCTTGCTTCCGGAGGATAAAATTATAAAAATTGACGGTGAAAGCACCCAGGGAATCAGCATGGAAGAAGCCATAAAAAAACTTCGCGGCGACCCCGGCACAAAAGTGAAAATTACTATAGCCAGGGAAGGCGCAAAAGACCCGGTTGATTACGACATCACCAGAGAAATAATTAAACTGGAAAGTTCCCGTTCAAAAATGTTGGATGACAAGATTGGTTATATACATTTGCTTGAGTTCAATAATAACAGCATGGATGATATGAGAAAGGGCCTGGCGGACCTTAAAGCAAAAGGCATGGACGGGCTGGTTTTTGATTTAAGGAACAATCCCGGAGGGCTGCTGGATGTTGCTGTTGAAATAGCAAAATTGTTTGTCGGAGAAAACAAAATGGTTGTTTATACCCAGGGAAGAATACCTGAAAGCTATCATGAATTCCGTGCGGGCAAGGAAGCGCCCTGGAAGGGCCTGCCCATGGTTGTGCTGATAAACCGCGGCTCTGCATCAGCTTCAGAAATTGTTTCGGGATGCCTGCAGGACCATAAAAGAGCATTGATTGTAGGCGAAAGAAGTTTTGGAAAAGCCAGCGTGCAAAGTGTAATACCGTTAAGCGACGGCTGCGCAGTAAAGATAACAACGGCAAAATATTACACTCCTTCCGGGAAGCTTATTCAGGTTGATACAGAAACCAAAAAAGGTGGAATCGACCCGGATATAAAAATTGAGGTTTCTCTAGAAAATCAGTCCAAACTGCAAATGCAGGAAGAAACAGTATACCCTGAGGGAAAAGAACCTCCGAAAGCTGCTAAAGACGAAAGGATTGAAGATACAGCGCTTAACAGGGCGGTTGAGCTTCTAAAAGCGCGTAAGATATTCATTCAGCAAAAGGAAGGATAA
- a CDS encoding peptidoglycan DD-metalloendopeptidase family protein, with the protein MKRLIIVLWVFFFIVNSAFCSEYDKLLKKYKKELKTNKENLEQIQKKIDQKKEEKIKFEREEQLIRKELNRIDKEMNKISSDINKIQSNIRGTQKKLKSTELEMNSAKMQIGQWKDILKKELDQLYRNHYTIDCLIADPWKERLSEYALETKTCQVDLAFAKEVNAENVYKKYTQIQDELNILNSQLTEKQVKQENIRRQKAELFNSTQGSRIAAEEEIKKLNESTIEMRSFIESLEKKKTETTELKKKEELAKKTFQEKKKTFPWPLKGEVTAKFGKNKHAELNTYVISNGIKIKGKQGDVVTAIDSGEVVYAKGFRSYGNTVIIDQGGGIYTIYGQLSEISVDVDAKVKAGDPVGKPGSSTNYTLYFEISVNGQPQDPLAWLNAAGKTEWLSAPK; encoded by the coding sequence ATGAAAAGACTCATAATTGTTCTTTGGGTTTTCTTTTTTATCGTAAACTCCGCTTTTTGCAGCGAGTACGATAAACTTTTGAAAAAATATAAGAAAGAACTGAAAACAAACAAAGAAAACCTTGAACAGATTCAAAAGAAGATAGACCAAAAAAAAGAAGAGAAAATAAAATTCGAACGGGAAGAACAGCTCATCCGTAAGGAATTAAACCGCATAGACAAGGAAATGAACAAAATATCATCGGATATCAATAAAATTCAGTCCAATATAAGAGGGACGCAGAAAAAACTGAAAAGCACTGAACTTGAAATGAATAGCGCCAAGATGCAGATAGGCCAATGGAAAGATATATTAAAAAAGGAATTAGACCAACTATACAGGAACCACTATACGATAGATTGCCTTATAGCTGACCCCTGGAAAGAACGTTTAAGTGAATATGCCTTAGAAACAAAAACCTGTCAGGTTGATCTGGCCTTTGCTAAAGAGGTTAATGCAGAAAATGTTTATAAAAAATATACCCAAATCCAGGACGAACTTAATATTCTTAACAGCCAGTTGACTGAAAAACAGGTTAAGCAGGAAAATATCCGCAGGCAGAAAGCCGAGTTATTCAACTCGACCCAAGGCAGCAGAATTGCAGCTGAAGAGGAAATAAAAAAATTGAACGAAAGCACGATAGAAATGCGTTCCTTTATAGAATCTCTTGAAAAAAAGAAAACGGAAACCACAGAATTAAAGAAGAAAGAAGAACTTGCGAAAAAAACGTTCCAGGAAAAAAAGAAAACGTTTCCCTGGCCGCTTAAGGGAGAAGTTACAGCAAAATTCGGTAAAAACAAACATGCTGAACTTAATACATACGTGATTTCTAACGGGATAAAAATCAAAGGCAAACAAGGCGATGTGGTAACAGCTATAGATTCCGGCGAAGTTGTATATGCAAAGGGTTTTCGCTCTTATGGAAACACAGTCATCATTGACCAGGGAGGAGGAATTTACACAATCTATGGCCAGCTGAGTGAAATATCTGTAGACGTCGACGCAAAAGTAAAAGCGGGCGATCCTGTCGGAAAACCTGGAAGTTCAACTAACTATACGCTATATTTTGAAATTTCTGTAAACGGACAGCCGCAAGACCCGCTGGCCTGGTTAAACGCGGCGGGTAAAACAGAGTGGTTAAGCGCGCCAAAATAA